taattatttgtaattcTTAACTGATACGTCCACTttgtgtttattaatttttgttttagtcgGAAATTGTAAGGAAGGGATTCGATAATATCGATTTGGCATTCCATGAGAGGAAAATTCTCGAGGTTTATTCTGGTCTGGAGAAGAATCTGTCAATGGACCGATATATGTCtggaagcaaagtaagtaacatGCACTCGTGTATAGATAGATCGAATTTATTTAACTATCCATCCGTCTCTATTAGAGTTGCCAAATCGTGAAACAACTCGTTAGCTCAATTGAATAACATTTGTAGCCCAAAATGCAATCcaaaaaagtagcccaaataatAGCCCACTTTCAATTTAGCTGATAAAAAGCAGTGATATCCTCATGTCTTATCCCAGTTCTAATAATTCTCATTCTCGTCATGGAAATCACataagtttaattatttatttaaaaatattctgtttATATAGTTTATTAATACGATAAACAATAACGTATACCAATAGATTTGGGCTACTTATAGCAAAATTAATATCGGGCTGTCATTGTAATATTTAGTGACAATTTTATAGCGCCATCTGGCAATCCTTATCTCCATCAATAAAATATTACCTTCAGAAGGAGAAACAGAAGCTGCTCTGTCGTCGTATGTACAGAGAGactacattttaattaattcgcCTTTAAATactattgaattttaattatgtattcCCCTTTGGCATTTGTTTGAGTATAAAGTCCAAAGTGGACCGAAATTATAGttcttttagaatattttttacgTGACCATATTCCATACGACATATACTCGACTCGTATCCTCAAAATCGAAATGATAGCTACAAGTATTATAATCTATTTATCCATTGGATGCTATGAcggttttattttcttgttcttctttttctttttttagatgTCAATCGCAGATTTATCATTCCTGACCACATTAAGCACCGTGGATCTCATGTTTCCAATAACAGCAGAGAAGTGGCCTCGCTTAAATGAATGGTTTAAAGACATGAAACATACACTTGGAGCAACATATAGCGAATGCAATGTCACTGGATTAGAAAAATTGAGAGATATGATAGAAAAGATGGGAAAGTTTAAGTTTCCAACAAgaggaaataattaatttttgaaaacacgtAAATGTAATTTTCTCTTTGACAAgagtacatacatattatttaaaatgaagtttGTATGAATcttgttatttcttttgaaattctaaATAAACAAAGCTCGACATTGAAAAGCTGAATCGAAAATTGTTCCTTAATGATGTTATACAAAGagtctattttaaattttcaacctTATAACCAGGTACTGAATGCTTTGACTATAAAACCTATGGcgaacaatttaaaacaacctattgttaagggcttaacaatttattagttaggaatttgttcaatatttgaCAATTTACTCGAGAAGTCCAAACATTTTTaacctttcttttttgttttgctaactagtaaattgcttaattgtcttttattaaaaaacaaacatccaaACATGCCTAAAAAATGACAGTTCGTAAAAAACGAAGCAAATACGATTAAACTGACCTATTAATTGAAGTTCGCAACTGTTGGCTGTTGGCCATTCTATCCACTGCTCATATAAGAATAATTGCAACGGGtcatccattttgcggtttcaaaagtatagggaaTTCGGTATCTGTCAAGCTAAgttgtcaaatcaatttttttttcagttgaaagtctgacatttacgaaaactATTCCACAACGCATACTGTGATTCTGTCACAACCACGCATCGTGCATTAAGAGGAGactatggtttacataatcgtcaaACTACACAAGCAACTGGCTAAATTGTGAAGACATTTCAAGAGACTGGATtttttacagatattgtaaggccttcactcgtttcgctcgtaccactgaaaatatcgctgctgaaGTGTTGCCAAAGACcaaaatgtgtcgattcctcgtcgttctcatgaataaggactgtcttaagtagtattcacatgagcgcgaccaacgaacgacgaatgaattacaaaatgtgagtttatatacgtttgaagacatatttccacacaaattcttaacaaaacgatagcaatatagtttctacttgatttatgatacatacttttacttttcaacataatatattaataaatttaagaaaacaaatttattcgtcgcgaaaaaaattatagttgattcgaactgtcaaactttattcgcgttccacattatccacactcgcaacgaataaaataattgcgcgtacttaacctaaaaatcattcttattttggtttcggtggtgaatggtgttcggctgtggcttcattcgcgacgaattaaaaactctcatgtgaaaggaacgtcaaaatcgacgaatattcgttcattcgttggtcgttggtcgtgctcatgtgaatagtccttTACGGAACCTTATGGCGTGTTTTGCATTTGTACCTAAATCtttataaagtccagctcaaaCAAAaactgaccattcacaacgtcacCACGCAAATACGTCGAATGGTGGCTTGAAAAACAAAGTCCagttcacacaacaactgaagccagctgaccattcacaacatTGTAGATACGTGGAATCTGTGCTTGAACAACaagcggtggacggcgatttttcgaataaaattttctttagcgACGACACACATTTCTATCagctggccaccaagatcatgtgatttgacacagttgtactttttttgtggggctacgcgaaagaccgtgtttatgcagatatacctataactcttgagcacttaagaaccaacattcgtcgagttatggctgagataccgcccactATGTTTCTataagtggtcgaaaattacctcaaaagaatcgatgcttgcaacaattcgcgtggtggtcatttaaataatgtagtttttcattcaaaatgtcAACGTCCTTGAAAAGAAATAccgtacaaaaaaatatacgtgttttatttacttttacttttgaaaccgcataatggataaccctgtactCGACAAGTAATAATCAGAAGATCAATTTCATCCTTCGAAAAGTTCAAACAATTGCAGGCATGATGAacgattttacattttttcttagtttCCAATTGTCAAAAGCTTCCCAACTGGAATGTTGGAATAATTATTAAGTAGTTACCTAATATATACATTTATGAAAAGAATTGATGTATTAACTTACTTTACATTAGTTGGCGCTACAACGCATTGTGCttctgggcctcaagtaataactttcgccagcttactcgatctctagctaaCTGCCttcagtttcgaataccaagttgacgtgcggcggcctcaacttgatcactccaccggagatgaggcccGCCTCTGCTccttgttccctcaggcttggcgttgaataccttacgggccggaccttcgatgttcattcgctcgacatgccctagccatcttaagagTTGTATACGCagtttttgaccagtggcaagtcgctgtacagctcgtagaactttgcctgtcgacacaaaccggattATAGATCGTACgtagaaccttcctctcgaagaaaccaagagatccttcatccgcctgggagaggttccatgcttctgcatcatacagcaagactgggatgattaaagttttgtacagtgtctctttggtacatCGCTaaagggccttattcctcaactgcttacttaggccaaagaaacagcgattagcaagggtaattctgcgtttgatctccgcgctgatgtcatttgcacagttaacagcagtgcccacataaacaaattggtttaccacctcgaagttgtacTTGTCAATTGTcatattttgaccaagtctacggtgtgaataTAATTTgatgacagtaaatacttcgttttgtcttCGTTAATGtaaagacccattttcttcttctcagactcgacattagagaaagcacccgtcactgctcgtttggttcttcccacaATGTCGATGTCAtttgcatatccaagatattgtgtggatttttgaaagatggcgccacttgtattggcgttggtgttgcacaccactctttcaagaacaatattgaagcagttacatgacagcgcatcgccttgtcgaattcctctggtggtttcgaaggtttcgatCGAGTCTCTTTCAATTTTGACGTCATCCTGATAAATCGTAGTcgtttggtagggataccaaaactcaacatggcacggtatagttcgttcctgtctacacttACATAAGCTGcattaaaatcgatgaaaagatggtgtgtttcgatgttatgttcttgggtcttttccaagatttggcgtagagtgaaaattttTTGATGGTAGATTGtccaggcctgaagccacactaaaCAAGATCTTGTAcacgatgtttaaaaggctaatgcctctgtagttgaccCAGAGAAGGcattcaccttttttatggatcgggcTGATTGTGCTTAAGTTccactcgtcgggcatgcttttttccgaccaaaTTTCAGAAACTAGCTGGGGCATGCTCCTCACCATatctgctccagcgtacttaaaaagtTCCGCTTGCATCACCAGCCGCTTTGATagacttcagcctggtgatggctagtttgatctgACTCTGGTCGGTtgggtggaactctagatcgtcaaccaaatggatttgacgttGCTGCTCGCTGGCGGAATCATTGACTTCATTACCATTgagcagctggttgaaatgatcactccagatttttagcattgagtGCGTTTCGACTAAGGTATTCCCCTTCTTAGTTGTGTAGGCGCCAGGGCGGCTAGTGAATCCCGttgtttctttttgactcttgtATAAAAGCTCCACACCTGTTTAATGTTAAAACATCCCTGGATCTCCTCGATTTCATGCTGTTCATgtgcttttttctttcttctgagtAAGCGGTTCTGATGCCTTTTCTTGTCGACGTAGAGTTGGCGGGAAGATCGCGTTctcctttgctgccacaatctgtatgcctccgttttggctttgtttacCTAAACTCATTcagagtcaaaccaggggttccttggtggCGGCTGTGAGAGCACCTCTTCTACAGCATTCCTTatggattgtttgcaaagctgccaGAGGGTCTCTGAGCACATCTCGTCCGTTGTAGGGTTTCTCGCAAGCTCTAGGGATACTCGATAGGGAAAGGCATTGGCGGTATCCACCTGCAGTagtcttccaacgttgaatcttctcctcgagGTTGTTGTTCGCCTAAGAGCTTCCATGAATATTCGAACGCGCAGTTTAGCACCAACTAGGTACTAGTCTGAATCTATCttggctgatctgtacgtaCGAACTCCAAGTATGCTAGATGGTTGCATGTTCGATCATCGGGGGACCGCCAAAtacctttgtggatatctgggcttgggaatctggtgctactcaacaccatgtttttctAGGCTAGGAAGTCGAAAAGCCTGCAATGGCGGATCCacggggggggggggtcatgggggtcatgaccccccccccctgggagataatttgtttgctttttcataGGAATtccattcaattcaaaactaatcgtattgcgttaatgaataagacccccattatattttgaattatttattttttgtatatgaaaaccatattgtattttacttccttaaaatttgttgctaaaagtactacttttcactgaagattggaccaagaacataatatgaatcggatattcagccctatttcaaaaacacagcacaaattcatcaacttttgaccaattgacgatccagggggggtcatatgagccaaaaagcttatacagttaagttgtataagtaaagatttcatttaaatatttattagttatttaacgacattcacccaaaagcggtttgctgtcaaaaaacaactcaaatttagatgttcgctcaatttagaacgctaaaaaactttagtcatgctataaattattttcataaaaattgtttcgaagataaagagcaaatattcaggttcttaagaagaaaccttaaataagatatcgtcaattttatattaagttgcctttgaatgcCTGAAACTAGCcctcaattttattattacatttttttgacacacatataaatagtgattattgacgTGATTTGTACtacgacatataggaactatatagcaagtcttgcattagtaaacaatttcaaactagagtttttaatcaagtATGACATTACGAAGAAGACGAACAAAGTGGGTACCTCGATTCcttccttccgtctgtctgtctttcgtggcccctacagtccaaacgattgtgttgattgaaattaagattttcagcttAGTAATGTAAGGAGTTTTTaccattttattaataaaaaaatatcagcagtgcccacacaaattttttggtggGGACTCAAAAttgtgtgttcttaatttggcttttttatgatcaaaaatgtatttttttttatttttaataaaataccaatttcgtttacaaaactcgatatctcagaaaggcgacaacatttttttacgaaatttaaatgttcatatatttataagctctttattaagtgcttataccaaaaatattttttagacaaaatttaaaatgatcttcgaaaaaaataggttaatctagattttttgacaaataaaatggcatttaaatttttgagaagaacttattttggaggtacatttttaaatcttaaaatataggcaatatttataaacagactttttggaagaaattatcaagttcttgcgacccagtcgtgcattgttgaaaattgtttttctgttgaatacaaaagatcttaaaaaattaaataaatctacttttgaagtcaatttgcTTTGGATGGTCTAGAACCGagattcaaacatgaatttcaataatataaatgtcctaaaaaatcaagtgacacttttgttaaactattgGTTAggtaaaaacataataaacgtttcatatccattgaaataaaagctttgaaacgtgtaatttgtgagtgctacaaaacttttcttcccaacttatttgtttacttaccttactttgttttaatttagtttatttttagagaaattatgttcttaaatgcaactatttcgTTAAAtacaagaaccaaacctttttgtctctacaatttttaagttttgttgacgcctttataagatccaaatacgagtaagcagattgataacgatagtaataagagactcccggaaattggtttcaaaaaaaCTACCTCAAAAAGAGATCGACATTTTAACATATCAGATcatctctcattttctggattttaaatgtttttagcgttcttcgcattaatagaaatgaaaacaagaaaagtgagttttgtttttggaaaaaagcaacgtttcaaataaatttcctaCATTTCAGCGCGAAATgtaccaaaaaccctctaaactattgtattttagctcttatataccttacctatatggcatattttgacaactattcgaatcttggaatgctttcatatgagtcatccaaatcaAATAGTTACACCataacttgctggacaacagtgttctaaataatttgataaccaagcaattataaaattttgttagcatcctttataaaacattaaagaacatttttaagcggtgagtaagaacttatctaagtgtgtgaccccccccctgatgaaaaggctggatccgcccttgaaaGCCTGAGTCCGTTTCTAGATGTTATGTCGTGTAGGCTTCGTCTTCCGATTctaccaaagatgccttctttaccaattttggcgttaaaatctcccaggagaattttaacatcgtttttgggacattgctcGTATGTTTTGGCGAGGAGTTcgtaaaattcttcttttttattgtcATCCTTTTCTTCCGTCGGGGCATGCGCGCTGATAAGGCTCAGTTGGTGGAACTTGGCCTTTATGCGGATGGTCGTCACTCTTTCGCTTACTTcccgaaagcttaaaactctttgccttagtttccctctgaaagcaaaaccacatccaaataagagTTTCCTCCCATCGAGTAGACATTTCCCATAGTAGAAATCACAGCCTTTAATCTTCCCCCTACCTGGCCCATTCCATCGCATTTCCTGGAGGGCTGTCACATCAGCTTTGATTTCGGCGAGTTCATCGGCAAGCTGCTCTGCCTTGCGTGGTCGGTTGAGTGTAAGCACATTCCATGTACATACACGTAAATCGTCATCCGTTTTTCGTTTGCGGGGGGTGGGTTGTCAACATTATCAGTCCGTTCATTCGAGGCTATTACTTGTGCTTTCATCAcgctttaaaatttcctttcatgACCGGCTTGTGAGGCCTGCGCAATGCGCATGGCTGAGATCGTTAgagctggttcttcagagcCATATCTGCTCCTTTGCTCCTACTTCCTGAGAAGCTAACTCAGGTGACACAGCTCTGGATCCGATGGATCCAACGttcgtcgttagttcacctttcggctatccagcgggcaccactaGGAGGTGACGGTACCATTTTACACCACCTAATTGATGTATTTGGTAAGTAATTTAAGTGTTGGATAGCTTTTCAGCACTTTACTTTTCGCTTTGTGAAACAGACCCAAAGAGTGTctttaaaataacaaagttagtaattttaaaatctaatagactataaaatgtttgttagaGTTTCAATACTAAGACttcaaaagaatattaattTCATAATTATAAGTTGTTAGCactggcatttgacacctgtcaaactcaactttaatttgaaaatataaaataagttgaacGTTTGCCAGGCATTCTCTAAAATTCTGAAGAAATTGGAAATGTTACTGTTTCTATAAGGCCTGTTGATCGCAAACGTTGTTTGTGGTGCATTGATGGATCGAGCGTCAAGAATATTTAATGTTGAACCGAAATCATTGCATATAACACATTCTGTATCAATATGAATGATTTAAAgattttacaatataaaattgaaatcaaagctGTTTTCAGGCATCTGTCATTCAGATATAACTATCCCAACACAATGTTTATTTGACTCATTTGACTCTTCAAGCTATGAGAAAAATTTAGAATCAAtcgtaaataaaatttaaacaaaaatatatcggtGATAAGAAATAGACATTCAAATCCATTCACATGCAGTTATGTTAACTGTTTTCTTCattacatacataatatttgatatttcttgtaaatagtttgaaagcttttattgtttgtaataaGTATTAacctgataattttttttttcaataattcttgTATATTTGTGAATACGATCGTTTTTATCTAAAAGTCAAATAAAGAAAGCAATTTACCCTTATAAAATGAATCTATAGCAATGTGATCGCTCCCTTAGCCAAAACATTCATTCAATATACACGAATTCATTCTTACAGCTGTTTTGTGTTATGTCACTTGAAATCAAACATAACCATTTTCTATCTGTCATGTTGTGAAAAGCTGCAATTTTTCACACACGAAATTGgagttttttaatcattttctggctttaattaacataaaataaatttagcatcaaaagtaaaatgtttttgtcaCGACCTTTCAACAAATTAACCCGTTTGCGGTGTCAATTACTCTCCACTTCGGCTAAAACGCACCTGAAAACaaccaacagcagcagcaacacttCCACAGCAAAGTCATCGTCGTCTTCGGCGGCGGTGGAAGAACACATTGAGATTCCCAATCGCATTCCTCGCAGCTCAACAGATATTCTCTTGGCTCTGTCCAGTACAGTGAAGCCTGATCCGACAGCTGCCCACTTCAAGTTCCACGATGATCCTTACCTCATTCCCATGTCCAATGTCACCAAGAGAACCTTCGCAATGGCACAGGAAGCTGGACGCAAAGCAGCAAAATGGATTAGAAACGAACATGGTCGATTTTTCATGGTGAGTTTTTAACACTTTAAGTTGATTCCAGATTGATCACGATTCCCATTTGTAGCACGAAGAAGCCCAACCACGAGTAGAAGCATTTGCACCTAAGATGGTTTTCACCGAGGAATCTGAAGTCGATGAAACATCCCTACAGGGCTTAATTCAAAACTCGGAAGTCACTGATGCAGTTTTCGTCTACAATTTAATGAAGACCAAAGGCCTACCAATTGCCGATGAGACCAAACAAAGTCTCCTCGAACTCATTTGCTTTTACAACAACGAAGAACCAGTTCCCGACGAATTCATCGAAGAGAAATGGTTCAATGATTCACAGAACCGATACAATCGCGTTAAAAAGACCTGGAAAGATGGTGATTTAGCCGAACAACTCTTCAACGAAATCGAACCACGAACACCCGAATCCTACGCTGCCATAATTCGTGGAATGGCCAAGTATGGTCAAGCAGAGAGGGCATATGCCCTTCTGCAGGATGCTACCGAGAAGCAAATCGAACTGGACACAAAAACGTTCAATTACGTCATCTCTGTTGGAGGTCTCCTGAAAGAAACCGCCGACTTACGATGGGATTTTTGCCAAGAAATGCTCCAGCAAATGAATCAACTCCAAATTAAGCCCGATTTGGGAACCTTAAACTCCTTTCTCGAAGTGGTTGGGACGTTCGGCAACTTTAAGATGGCCCGAGGAAGCACGCTGAAGATCTTGAGTACATTCAAGGCACTCGGAATAGAACCCAGCCTGGGAACCTACTACTACGTGTTGAACAACTTCTGTCGCGATCGTGCTCCCGTTTCTCATGTCCTTGTGGACATTCTGAATGAAATTGAAGGCAAGTCCTTCACCATAGCCCACCCCAAAGACGTCTATTTCTTCCTCGCAGCCATGGAAGTGAGCAGGAATCAACTGCATGATAAAAATGTGGCCAAACGAATCGATGACCTTTTGCACACTGGAAACAACTACGATCTTATTGGAGATTCCTACAAGGAAGGCATCTACTACCGCCACATGTTCGCCCTGCTCTCTCAAACCGAGCCACTCGAGGAATTCATGGTCACTTATGATCGCCTAGTCCCGAATATATACATCCCAGAACCCGGTATCATGGAGGAAATCCTCAAATCGGTGGAAGTGAATGGAGCTATTGACCTAATGCCTCGCATGTGGTCCGACATTGTTGCCTTTGACCTCGCCAACCGCGAGAACATCATCCACAAGACCCTCAAAATCATCACCGAGAACAGACCCAACCCCGAGAATCCAGACCACAATGGCCTCAATGAACACTTCGCCCGCATCGCCCTGGACATCTTCACAAAGGTATCTGAAGCCGCAGCCGACATGCGCTTCACCAAGAAGCTCCAATTCTCGGGGAAAATGGTTGGCGACATCCTAACGCTGTTCGTTCGTGGCGACGACTTCGAGAATGCCACCAAGATGTTTGAAATTATCGACAGGGATCAGCACAAGATTCCCGGATCACCGTCGGAGCAATCGTTGCTGGAATTCGTGCAGGCTTGTGTGGCCAATAAGGCACCAAGTTTGGCCGTGACTTGTTTGCAATATGCCGTCGAGAACAACATGGAGTCGATGCAGCTGGCGAGGATCATCAACAAGGGATTCACCCTGAACGAGGTGCATTTGTCCAAGCTGAAGAGTTTAGTGGGCGAGGGATTCCTGGCGGAGTAGGCATTTAAGAGATCGAAAGagagaaaataaagttttgttgtaaaaatttaaggaatttgttggtttttctttgagatgtttttaaaaagattttattaaaatatttgaactaAGAAACTCGAGTGCAGAGAAATGACTaggattgaaaaaaaagaatgtccAAACAAGCGACTACCGATTCTTCTGAGTTGTTTTTAAGAATCCCTCCCAGTTGATGCCATCATGAGGCAATGGACTCTCCACAAACGGCGACATCCAAACCATCTTCATTCTTGTCCCCAAAACCATTTCAAGGTTCTTCTTCCAACCCAGATCATACTTGCACGCTCCTTTCTCATGGATAACGCCTCCTCTCAACACAATCTGTCCATGATAGACAATCAAAACCAACGAGTAGGCAAAGGCAATGACATTCAACTCGTAGATGAGCAAATAGAAATTCGTCCACGACGAATCCACCGTGAACATCAACATGGGAAAGACCATTTTGAATAGGGTAAAGAAGTTGGCGTAGGTTTCTGCATGCAGCCACCATAAGTAGACAGAATTGTAGACTGTTGTGTAGAGAGAGCCGATCATGAGGAAGATCAGGAACATGAGAAAGTATCGATGGTTTCGGTGTCCCACGCAACAGCCGGTGAAGAAACAGTGATGGTCGCGTTTGAGGATGCAGGTTTTACAGGTGCTGCAGTGCCAGGAGCGAGGTGGAGCCATTGTCTCGCACACGGAGCACATACGCCACATTTTTCTGAGATCATCATCGGTGGGTGGAATGAGCATTTCATCTGAAATCAATTGAGAACGTTGATTAGGAGTTGGAAATCATGATTGAAAGATGAATCGTCTTACTTTTAATACTGGTATCGACTAACATGCACGCCAACATGTTGCCTTTGATGTTCATTATGAGGAAGACTCCAGCTACCAGGGTGATCCAGTAGAAGAGACCTCCAAACTCATGGAATTCCGGCAGAACCACCGCCAGCTCAAAGACAAACGTTATTGGAATGAATGTAGCGATTAATAGGAAACATCCAATGTCGGCAAAAGTGCGTGGCAAGAAATTCTTTCGCAGGCGCATCTTTTACGGCGATTTTTGGAATTGAATAGAATCCAAAAATcagaattaaaaagttttgtagaGAAATTAAAAAGTCATGTG
This window of the Eupeodes corollae chromosome 3, idEupCoro1.1, whole genome shotgun sequence genome carries:
- the LOC129952943 gene encoding glutathione S-transferase E14, with product MKPTLYYDDRSPPVRSCLLLIKILNIDVELKFIDLFKGEQLKPDFLEINPAHSVPVLQHNGLTLNDSHAILIYLCEYFDGGADWWPEDKLERIKVINKLFLECSFLFRRDSDMMSEIVRKGFDNIDLAFHERKILEVYSGLEKNLSMDRYMSGSKMSIADLSFLTTLSTVDLMFPITAEKWPRLNEWFKDMKHTLGATYSECNVTGLEKLRDMIEKMGKFKFPTRGNN
- the LOC129952934 gene encoding protein PTCD3 homolog, mitochondrial, whose protein sequence is MFLSRPFNKLTRLRCQLLSTSAKTHLKTTNSSSNTSTAKSSSSSAAVEEHIEIPNRIPRSSTDILLALSSTVKPDPTAAHFKFHDDPYLIPMSNVTKRTFAMAQEAGRKAAKWIRNEHGRFFMHEEAQPRVEAFAPKMVFTEESEVDETSLQGLIQNSEVTDAVFVYNLMKTKGLPIADETKQSLLELICFYNNEEPVPDEFIEEKWFNDSQNRYNRVKKTWKDGDLAEQLFNEIEPRTPESYAAIIRGMAKYGQAERAYALLQDATEKQIELDTKTFNYVISVGGLLKETADLRWDFCQEMLQQMNQLQIKPDLGTLNSFLEVVGTFGNFKMARGSTLKILSTFKALGIEPSLGTYYYVLNNFCRDRAPVSHVLVDILNEIEGKSFTIAHPKDVYFFLAAMEVSRNQLHDKNVAKRIDDLLHTGNNYDLIGDSYKEGIYYRHMFALLSQTEPLEEFMVTYDRLVPNIYIPEPGIMEEILKSVEVNGAIDLMPRMWSDIVAFDLANRENIIHKTLKIITENRPNPENPDHNGLNEHFARIALDIFTKVSEAAADMRFTKKLQFSGKMVGDILTLFVRGDDFENATKMFEIIDRDQHKIPGSPSEQSLLEFVQACVANKAPSLAVTCLQYAVENNMESMQLARIINKGFTLNEVHLSKLKSLVGEGFLAE
- the LOC129952940 gene encoding probable palmitoyltransferase ZDHHC24, with translation MRLRKNFLPRTFADIGCFLLIATFIPITFVFELAVVLPEFHEFGGLFYWITLVAGVFLIMNIKGNMLACMLVDTSIKNEMLIPPTDDDLRKMWRMCSVCETMAPPRSWHCSTCKTCILKRDHHCFFTGCCVGHRNHRYFLMFLIFLMIGSLYTTVYNSVYLWWLHAETYANFFTLFKMVFPMLMFTVDSSWTNFYLLIYELNVIAFAYSLVLIVYHGQIVLRGGVIHEKGACKYDLGWKKNLEMVLGTRMKMVWMSPFVESPLPHDGINWEGFLKTTQKNR